In Deltaproteobacteria bacterium, the sequence AACTGTGACCAATACGAAAAGGTTCTGGGTTTCGGACCTGCCCAGGAATGGGAGCAACGATATGGTCAAAAACATGTCTCGGTACTAGTTGTAGCATTTGCCCCAAGATTGTGTTAAGATGTGCTGTAGTCTCCATAACTCCTTTTGGTTATTCGGTTTTTCGCTAAAACATTATAACATAATTGGCAGTTATGGGGACTATTTTCTTAACTATTATTGACACTTTTTAAGTATCGTCTACCGGACAGCAGTGGAACGTTCTAAATATTTTTAAGTTGTTTCCTTTGATTTGCCTCGGTTTGAAACCAGTGATGGTCAGGATAGTGAAAAACCCGCGGATCGTTTTCGTCCCAGACCAGCATCTTGCGCAGATGTTGCATGGTCAGAGAATTATCTTGAACGATATTCTTGGTTAAGCGGCTGATTACGGTTTGCAGGGCCTCTCCTTCATAGTCGGTCTCACCGGTCGCCTGGAGGGAAGCAAACCTGGTGTGAGGTTCGCTGTGATAGACGAGTCTGTTAATAGTGATATGACAGCTTCCCATCCCCAAGGGCTTGCCATAGCCGATTTTGTGCCGCAGCGGGCCCCTTAGGGTAAGCCGGTTCGGCCCATCTCCAATGTTAACTACCACATTATCTTCCAGGGCCAAGACATATATTAGCAGTGTTAATTCCTCTTCGGTAAGGTTGGAGAAGTTTATCGTGAAGTCGAAATGTTGACCGGGGGCTAAGGCGTACAAACGTTGGATATGCGGGTGCATGGATTGCCGGATACTTTGGGGGATTTCGGGAACCGAGTGCCGGCGGTGCGGTTGGTGGAAATACAGCTTCCGACACAAACCGTCAAAATTGCCAGTAGTTGGAGTCAGATAGAAAGGGGTATGCTTAGTACTAGGGGTGGTAAGTAGAATTTCTACTTGCTGGATTGCGGGATTTGCTTCTCGAATAAGCGCGTCTCCAATACTGATTTTGCCTTTATGAACTCTAGCCCTCGGTCCGCGTTCCAACATTCCGAACATCCGGCAGGTAATACATAATTGTTGAACACTATTACAACCTTCCCGAGGATTGGTCACCCAACAACCACCGCCGGCAATTTCGGCCAGGGAGCGGAGAGCGCCTTTCAAAGAACTACCAGGAATGACGGCTCTCCCGGCGCGGGTTAGGAATCGGGTATTATCTTTGCGATTTTTCCCCACAAAAAGCAGGGTCAGATTTTCCAACGTACAATAAATAATCCCGCTCCGGCCAGTAAACTTTTCATCGGTCACCGGCGAGCTTCGAGTTATATTCTGTCTTATGGGCACCATCCGATACGGGTTCCAGAATGCTTCACCCTGAGGCATGACGTTCTCCTTGACATTCCTTAAGACTGTGGTAGCGGCTGAACTGGGGCAGTCCATGAGAATCCAGCCAGTTTTCCACGACTAATTCCACCCGCCCCCGAGAAATTTTTTCCCCGGAAACGGGATAAACAAACCGCTGGGGGACCTGCTGTTCAATCCATTCATCTTGCCGGTCAGTCCGAACCCCCCACAGGATCAGTTCGCCCTGTTCAGGTTGCAAATCTTTCAATAAGGCCGAGTGGTCAGCAAGTCCAAGGGAGGGAATCGTTTCTCCCAGATATATCACCCGGAATTTATCGTCTAGGCGGCGCCATTTTAATTCTCCCGCCGGCGAAAAGATTCTCCCTTGATCGGAGCTGCGGAGGAAGGTTGCATCGTATCGGAACCAACTGAACCGGGCCTGAGCCGGGGAAAAGGCCATCAATATGCTATCTTTGGGCCAGGTAGTTTCCTCCACGACTTTCAGAAATTCTTCTGGATCCAGATCTCGAGCATAAAGACCGCTCATAATTATCTCCTTCTGGTGTAGTTTTCCAGCCCCCGGGGCCACTCCACCTGGGAAACATAAGCTACCAGGTCATCAACCGCGGGGGCTACCGCGTCTTTCCAGGTATCAGTAAGATCATATTCCCGCCGTAACCCATTTATTTGAGGTTCCGGTAATGCAGGGGCATGATTTGATGATTCCTGGAAATATCCGTACGATTCACATTCTGCTTCCGAACAGAGACCGGCCAAACCGGTTAAAACCGGCCTTGGTTGGTTATAATATGTAACCTGAAACCGAGTAATATCCGCTTTGCTCTTTCCCAGACCGCGGCTTTTGCCCGACCCGAGACGCACCAGCCCCTGTTCCAGATCCCGCAGCACCAGAGCAATGAGGCCCAATTGCCAGCGCTCAAAGTTTCTGATCTCCACGGTGGTCTTAAATTCGCCTCTGGTCAAAACTTCCAGGTCATACTTGGCCCCCCCGGCCGTTCCCCCGGTCAGCCGGTCGATGGCCACGCCATCGCGAATTTCTAAAGTTGAATCACCAATAAGATAAGCATCCGAGGCCGCAAACCGGCCCACAAAGCTGTGAGA encodes:
- a CDS encoding CRISPR-associated RAMP protein → MLKKIVNHASIELRIIPLDPLLIKSGQATISGVNLAFVRTSRSGGQDQPYIPGSSLKGVIRSYAEKICRSLRDHPVPVCLPYLKPGQEQAGEEDQASCGLRFEKYKKDRKIQTIHPQDVYRLSCPVCRLFGSHSFVGRFAASDAYLIGDSTLEIRDGVAIDRLTGGTAGGAKYDLEVLTRGEFKTTVEIRNFERWQLGLIALVLRDLEQGLVRLGSGKSRGLGKSKADITRFQVTYYNQPRPVLTGLAGLCSEAECESYGYFQESSNHAPALPEPQINGLRREYDLTDTWKDAVAPAVDDLVAYVSQVEWPRGLENYTRRR